A genomic region of Mesorhizobium sp. NZP2077 contains the following coding sequences:
- a CDS encoding p-hydroxycinnamoyl CoA hydratase/lyase: MTDETVAFDVENGIAWVRFNRPDKRNCMNPALNRRMMEVLDELEFRDDVGVLVLSGEGSAWSAGMDLKEYFRETEAKGLGAIRKAQSEAYGWWRRLRWYGKPTIAMVNGWCFGGGYGPLFACDLAFAADEAQFALSEINWGILPGGGATKVVVDLLSMRDAMYHALTGELIDGKKAAAWKLVNESLPLAELKSRVTEVANTLLKKNPIALKATKDAIRRVAEMTYDNAEDYLVRAQEAANFHDNSGRKEGIRQFIDEKSYKPGLGAYDKAR, translated from the coding sequence ATGACCGACGAGACCGTTGCCTTCGATGTCGAGAATGGCATCGCCTGGGTGCGCTTCAACCGGCCGGACAAGCGCAATTGCATGAACCCGGCGCTCAACCGGCGCATGATGGAGGTTCTCGACGAACTCGAGTTCCGCGACGATGTCGGCGTGCTGGTGCTGTCGGGCGAAGGCAGCGCCTGGTCGGCGGGCATGGACCTCAAGGAATATTTCCGCGAGACCGAGGCCAAGGGTCTTGGCGCCATCCGCAAGGCGCAGTCCGAAGCCTATGGCTGGTGGCGGCGCCTGCGCTGGTATGGCAAGCCGACCATCGCCATGGTCAATGGCTGGTGCTTTGGCGGCGGCTATGGTCCGCTCTTCGCTTGCGACCTCGCCTTTGCCGCCGACGAGGCGCAGTTCGCGCTGTCTGAGATCAACTGGGGCATCCTGCCCGGCGGCGGCGCCACCAAGGTGGTGGTTGACCTCCTGTCGATGCGCGATGCCATGTACCACGCGCTGACCGGCGAACTGATCGACGGCAAAAAGGCGGCCGCCTGGAAGCTGGTCAATGAAAGCCTGCCGCTGGCCGAGTTGAAGTCGCGTGTCACCGAGGTCGCCAACACCTTGCTGAAGAAGAACCCGATTGCGCTCAAGGCGACGAAGGACGCCATCCGCCGCGTCGCCGAGATGACCTACGACAATGCCGAGGACTATCTCGTCCGCGCCCAGGAGGCGGCCAACTTCCATGACAATTCGGGCCGCAAGGAAGGCATCCGCCAGTTCATCGATGAAAAGAGCTACAAGCCTGGGCTCGGCGCCTACGACAAGGCCAGATGA
- a CDS encoding AMP-binding protein, protein MTEAGTVLGMPVEADRIAGKAGSAGLAAPMISLRIVDDEGGDVAAGEPGEIWLSGPSITSGYWNRPEETERAFTADGWFRTGDIARQDDEGFVTLVDRRKDMFISGGENVYPVEIEMVLLDHPDIAEAAVIGVDDERWGEVGRAFVVAKAGCVVDPADLASHCGARIARYKVPKAFLVTEALPRTASGKIQKHILRTWTAPAGGQD, encoded by the coding sequence ATGACCGAAGCCGGCACCGTGCTTGGCATGCCTGTCGAAGCCGACCGCATTGCAGGCAAGGCGGGCTCGGCCGGCCTGGCCGCGCCGATGATCAGCCTACGCATCGTCGACGACGAAGGCGGCGACGTCGCGGCCGGCGAGCCAGGCGAGATCTGGCTGTCCGGCCCCTCGATCACATCAGGCTACTGGAACCGGCCGGAAGAGACGGAGCGCGCCTTCACCGCCGATGGCTGGTTCCGCACCGGCGACATCGCGCGGCAGGATGATGAAGGCTTCGTCACCCTCGTCGACCGCCGCAAGGACATGTTCATCTCCGGCGGCGAGAACGTCTATCCGGTCGAAATCGAGATGGTGCTGCTCGACCATCCCGACATCGCCGAGGCCGCGGTGATCGGCGTCGACGACGAACGCTGGGGCGAAGTCGGCCGCGCCTTCGTCGTGGCGAAAGCCGGTTGCGTTGTCGATCCGGCTGATCTGGCGAGCCATTGCGGCGCCCGCATCGCCCGCTACAAGGTGCCAAAGGCGTTTCTGGTCACCGAGGCGCTGCCGCGCACCGCCTCCGGCAAGATCCAGAAACACATCCTTCGCACATGGACAGCACCAGCCGGCGGCCAGGACTGA
- a CDS encoding 3-keto-5-aminohexanoate cleavage protein, producing the protein MIVQACINGARPRDFHPKLPLDAQAMATDAAACVAAGAAELHIHPRGAEGRESLGAVDATVLAVRRACPGTFVGVSTGAWIENDVSRTRAAIAGWRELPDYASVNLSEADAPAVMDLLRQRGVGIEAGLATVADAERFVALAEHSQVLRILIEIDIQDLSAALDEAQGIAAVLERAEARRPILLHGVDATVWPFVRLAQQKRWSTRVGLEDGKTLADETVAKDNADIVAAAVAIFRSAG; encoded by the coding sequence ATGATCGTACAGGCCTGCATCAATGGCGCGCGTCCGCGCGATTTCCATCCGAAGCTGCCGCTCGACGCGCAGGCCATGGCCACCGATGCCGCGGCCTGCGTTGCCGCCGGTGCCGCCGAACTGCACATCCATCCGCGCGGTGCCGAAGGGCGCGAAAGCCTGGGCGCCGTCGACGCGACGGTGCTTGCCGTGCGCCGGGCCTGTCCGGGCACATTTGTCGGCGTGTCGACCGGCGCCTGGATCGAGAACGATGTTTCGCGCACCCGCGCGGCGATTGCCGGCTGGCGCGAGCTGCCCGACTATGCCTCGGTCAACCTGTCGGAGGCCGACGCGCCTGCCGTGATGGACCTGTTGCGCCAGCGCGGCGTCGGCATCGAGGCAGGGCTTGCCACTGTCGCCGATGCCGAGCGCTTCGTCGCACTTGCCGAGCACAGCCAAGTGTTGCGCATTCTGATCGAGATCGACATCCAGGATTTGTCCGCCGCACTCGACGAGGCGCAAGGCATCGCCGCCGTGTTGGAGCGCGCCGAAGCGCGGCGGCCGATCCTGCTGCATGGCGTCGACGCCACCGTCTGGCCGTTCGTGAGGCTGGCGCAGCAAAAGCGCTGGTCGACGCGCGTCGGCCTGGAAGACGGCAAGACACTGGCTGACGAAACGGTGGCCAAGGACAATGCGGACATCGTTGCGGCCGCCGTCGCTATCTTCCGGTCGGCCGGCTGA
- a CDS encoding autotransporter-associated beta strand repeat-containing protein — translation MSWNPIGVPTGTATFDTLGVPAVAFTPGSSTTIGGISFTATAPVYTFAVTAPALNTSLTLTGAGIQNSSGLTAPIFNMSGTLGGTGTLTLNGAGTSAGNAIVNASLGGIVNFAGTSTAANAVITASAGGDINFAGNSLGGNAQIIVGGAGSTLNFSGSSSADNAAISVNVGGAANFAGTSTGGNAAITLAGGSLGLSGLTSGGMSIGSLAGTGSVDLGAKALTLGGIGGNTSFSGTITGVGGSLIKIGTGSLTLSGANSFTGGVAIGAGTLVAGNNGALGTGAASLAGGATLGLASGVTLGNTISLTGAGSATLDVALGTGTLNGAISGGTALVKTGAGQLTLGGVNTGLTGGLTIGAGGVLATNVDALGSGPGGIGQVTLGGGAGLTLGTNGTFNNALNIGAGLGGTLSAGTGLNVTLGGGLNIGAGATLGLGTAASLGSLTLAGVSTIGANATLSADFGSVKFGDASIGAQLAGATLNIGAAGAVDINGFGATIGNLTGAAGASLTNTGGAATLNIDAGNFAGVISGNMGLNKIGAGTLTLSGVNTFTGGVSISGGGSLVVANNLALGLNAVSLGAGTSFGIGAGTILTNDLNIAGAASLDVSAGIGTLNGALTGAAALTKTGAGQLTLGGVNTGFTGGLTIGAGSVLATNVNALGSGPGGIGQVTLGSGTELTLGANGTFNNALNLGAGLGATLSAGPGIAATLGGGLNLGAGATLGIGTVTNNGVVALAGASTIGAGATISANFGTLQLGDAAIGAALGNATLNVAATGAVDLNGFGATIGNLTGVAGGTIGNAGAAATLDVAAGNFGGAITGNISLDKTGAGTLTLTGNNSFAGSVTIGGGTLIAGSNNALGLAANPVSLAGGAALGLGAGISLGNNIGLTGAGNASLDVSAGIGTLTGIISGGAANGLIKTGTGTLALNGANTFAGGIDITAGTVIAGNNTALGTGAATLAGGATLGLGAGITLGNAIGLTGTGDATLDVALGIGTLNGIISGGAANGLIKTGAGVLALNGANTFAGGIDITAGTVIAGNNTALGTGAATLAGGATLGLGAGITLGNAIGLTGAGDATLDVALGTGTLTGIISGGAANGLVKTGTGTLALNGANTFAGGLDITAGTVIAGNNLALGTGAASLAGGATLGLGGGITVGNAIGLTGVGDATLDVALGTGTLNGIISGGAANGLIKTGAGTLALNGANTFAGGLDITAGTVIAGNNTALGTGDASLASGATLGLGAGITLGNAIGLTGAGDATLDVALGTGTLNGIISGGAANGLIKTGAGTLALNGANTFAGGIDINAGTVIAGNNLALGIGAASLAGGATLGLGAGITLGNAIGLTGAGDATLDVALGTGTLTGIISGGAANGLIKTGAGVLALNGANTFAGGIDINAGTVIAGNNTALGTGAATLAGGAALGLGAGITLGNAIGLTGAGDATLDVALGTGTLTGIISGGAANGLIKTGVGTLALNGANTFAGGLDITAGTVIAGNNSALGTGAATLAGGATLGLGAGITLGNAIGLTGTGDARLDVALGTGTLNGTISGGAANGLIKTGAGVLALNGANTFAGGIDINAGTVIAGNNTALGTGAATLAGGATLGLGAGITLGNAIGLTGAGDATLDVALGTGTLTGIISGGAANGLVKTGTGTLALNGANTFAGGLDITAGTVIAGNNLALGTGAASLAGGATLGLGGGITVGNAIGLTGVGDATLDVALGTGTLNGIISGGAANGLIKTGAGTLALNGANTFAGGLDITAGTVIAGNNTALGTGDASLASGATLGLGAGISLANNIGLTGTGDATLDVALGTGTLGGIISGGAANGLIKTGAGTLALNGANSFGGGLDITAGVVIAGNTGALGTGDATLSAGTQLILGANGTFNSGLALATGTAATLSAQAGIDALLAGPLTLGAGADLHIGSAGNTGTVALDGAGASVGAGTTLSVDFGTLQLGDAAAGTLTAGTGATLDVAAQGTFDLNGFGATATNLTGAAGATITNDGGAAAILSAGAGSFAGTIKDGAGGLGLDKIGSGLLTLSGTNSYTGTTMVLRGTLDIAGSIANSDVTINAGGTLAGIGTVGGIDAGAGATVAPGSPTGTNPIGTLTVAGDVAFGAGSTLAVNVTGTGTSDLIAATGTTTLTGGTASVSGMLAANTAYTLITSGTGVNGTFDTLLAGGGSAFLTPTLVYQPDAVVLQVDRNDVSLGGIGQTPNQQNVGAAVDTLDPANPILIAVLNSSEAQARAAFDQLSGEVHPSATSALIDETRFLRKTMADRIITGLAGDARDPDSYVDLKDPLLSRSAATPAPERFAVWSQAIGSRGNFSSDGNAAELNHSLGGLLIGVDGPVGDNWLVGAAAGYSHSSFDVDDRRSSASADSYHIMAYAGTQLDKIGLRFGAGHSWHTVKTDRTVDFPGFADRLSADYDASTTYAFGEMGYSMSANGIDFEPFVNAAYVHLDADGFTETGGPAALTSGGITRDVPYTTLGLRTATDITTGATMLRAHGMVGWQHAYSDVVPTETFALTGSDAFDVSGVPIAREALVLEAGANWHLTEKTSLDLTYSGQLASGAQEHSLKGTLSAKF, via the coding sequence TTGAGCTGGAACCCGATCGGCGTTCCAACTGGAACCGCGACGTTCGACACGCTGGGAGTTCCTGCCGTCGCCTTCACGCCGGGGTCGTCGACCACGATCGGCGGCATATCGTTCACCGCCACCGCGCCGGTCTACACGTTTGCCGTCACCGCTCCGGCCTTGAACACCTCTCTGACGCTGACGGGCGCCGGCATCCAGAACAGTTCCGGGCTCACGGCGCCGATCTTCAACATGTCCGGCACGCTTGGCGGCACCGGGACACTGACCCTCAACGGGGCCGGCACCAGCGCCGGCAATGCCATCGTCAACGCCAGCCTGGGCGGCATCGTCAATTTCGCTGGCACCAGCACGGCCGCCAACGCGGTTATCACCGCCAGCGCCGGCGGTGACATAAATTTTGCCGGCAACAGTCTCGGCGGAAACGCCCAGATCATCGTCGGCGGCGCCGGCAGCACGCTCAATTTCAGCGGCTCGAGCAGCGCCGACAATGCCGCCATTTCGGTCAATGTCGGCGGCGCGGCGAATTTCGCCGGTACCAGCACCGGCGGCAATGCCGCCATCACCCTTGCCGGCGGCAGCCTCGGCCTTTCCGGCTTGACATCCGGCGGCATGAGCATCGGCTCGCTGGCGGGCACGGGATCGGTCGATCTCGGCGCCAAGGCGCTGACGCTTGGGGGTATCGGCGGCAACACCAGCTTCAGCGGCACCATTACCGGCGTCGGCGGCTCGCTGATCAAGATCGGCACCGGCTCGCTGACCTTGTCCGGCGCCAACAGCTTCACCGGCGGCGTCGCCATTGGTGCGGGCACCCTTGTCGCCGGCAACAACGGCGCGCTCGGCACCGGTGCCGCTTCGCTTGCCGGCGGTGCCACGCTTGGCCTCGCCAGCGGTGTCACGCTCGGCAACACCATCAGCCTGACCGGCGCCGGCAGCGCCACGCTTGATGTTGCACTCGGCACCGGGACACTGAACGGTGCGATCAGCGGCGGCACCGCCCTGGTCAAGACGGGCGCCGGACAGCTCACGCTGGGCGGTGTCAACACCGGCCTCACTGGCGGCCTGACCATTGGCGCCGGTGGCGTGCTGGCAACGAACGTCGACGCACTGGGCAGCGGCCCCGGCGGCATCGGCCAGGTCACGCTCGGTGGCGGCGCCGGGCTGACACTGGGCACCAATGGCACCTTCAACAACGCGCTCAATATCGGCGCCGGGCTCGGCGGCACGCTGTCGGCCGGCACTGGCCTCAATGTGACGCTGGGCGGCGGGCTGAACATCGGCGCCGGAGCGACGCTTGGATTGGGCACGGCGGCTTCGCTGGGCAGCCTGACGCTGGCGGGCGTCTCCACCATCGGCGCCAATGCGACCTTGTCCGCCGATTTCGGCTCGGTGAAGTTTGGCGATGCCTCGATCGGTGCACAACTGGCCGGCGCGACGCTCAACATCGGTGCTGCCGGCGCGGTCGACATCAACGGCTTCGGCGCGACGATCGGCAACCTGACCGGCGCAGCGGGCGCAAGTCTCACCAATACGGGCGGAGCGGCCACCCTCAACATCGATGCCGGCAATTTTGCGGGCGTCATCTCCGGTAATATGGGGCTGAACAAGATTGGCGCCGGCACGCTGACGCTGTCGGGCGTCAACACCTTCACTGGTGGCGTGTCGATCAGCGGCGGCGGCTCGTTGGTCGTGGCCAACAATCTGGCGCTGGGATTGAACGCGGTGAGCCTTGGCGCCGGCACGTCGTTCGGCATCGGCGCCGGCACCATACTCACCAATGATCTCAACATCGCAGGCGCTGCGTCGCTCGACGTCTCCGCTGGCATCGGGACACTGAACGGCGCCCTCACCGGTGCGGCTGCGCTGACCAAGACCGGCGCGGGGCAACTCACGCTGGGCGGCGTCAACACCGGCTTCACCGGCGGGCTCACCATCGGCGCCGGCTCCGTGCTGGCAACCAACGTCAATGCGCTAGGCAGCGGCCCGGGCGGCATCGGCCAGGTCACGCTCGGCTCCGGCACCGAACTGACCCTGGGCGCCAACGGCACCTTCAACAACGCGCTAAATCTTGGTGCCGGACTTGGCGCCACGCTGTCGGCAGGCCCCGGCATTGCGGCGACGCTCGGCGGCGGACTGAATCTCGGCGCCGGCGCCACGCTCGGCATCGGGACAGTGACCAACAATGGTGTCGTCGCCCTGGCGGGTGCCAGTACGATCGGCGCCGGGGCAACGATCTCGGCCAATTTCGGCACGCTGCAGCTTGGCGACGCGGCGATCGGCGCGGCACTTGGCAATGCGACGCTCAATGTCGCCGCCACCGGTGCGGTCGACCTCAATGGCTTCGGCGCGACGATCGGCAACCTGACCGGCGTCGCCGGCGGCACCATCGGCAATGCCGGAGCAGCCGCAACACTCGACGTCGCCGCCGGGAATTTCGGCGGCGCGATCACCGGCAACATCTCGCTCGACAAGACCGGCGCTGGCACGCTGACACTGACCGGCAACAACAGTTTTGCCGGCAGCGTCACCATCGGTGGCGGCACCCTGATCGCCGGCAGCAACAATGCGCTCGGGCTCGCCGCCAATCCGGTGTCATTGGCCGGGGGTGCCGCGCTCGGCCTCGGTGCCGGCATTTCGCTCGGCAACAATATCGGCCTGACCGGCGCCGGTAATGCCTCGCTTGATGTTTCCGCCGGCATCGGCACCTTGACCGGTATCATCTCCGGCGGCGCTGCCAACGGCCTCATCAAGACCGGAACCGGTACGCTGGCGCTGAACGGCGCCAACACCTTTGCCGGCGGCATCGATATCACCGCCGGCACTGTCATCGCCGGCAACAACACAGCGCTCGGCACCGGCGCGGCCACCTTGGCCGGTGGCGCCACACTCGGCCTCGGCGCCGGCATCACGCTGGGCAACGCCATCGGCCTGACCGGCACCGGCGACGCCACGCTCGACGTCGCGCTCGGCATCGGTACGCTCAACGGCATCATTTCCGGCGGCGCCGCGAATGGCCTGATCAAGACCGGCGCCGGAGTTCTGGCGCTCAACGGCGCCAACACCTTTGCCGGCGGGATCGATATCACCGCCGGCACTGTCATCGCCGGCAACAACACCGCTCTCGGCACCGGTGCCGCAACGCTTGCCGGCGGCGCCACCCTCGGCCTCGGCGCCGGCATCACGCTCGGCAACGCCATCGGCCTGACCGGCGCCGGCGATGCCACGCTCGACGTCGCGCTCGGCACCGGCACCTTGACCGGCATCATCTCCGGTGGCGCAGCCAATGGCCTGGTCAAGACCGGTACCGGCACGCTGGCACTCAACGGCGCCAACACTTTTGCTGGCGGGCTCGACATCACGGCAGGCACCGTCATCGCCGGCAACAACCTCGCTCTCGGCACCGGTGCGGCTTCGCTTGCCGGCGGCGCAACGCTCGGCCTCGGTGGGGGCATCACGGTCGGTAATGCCATCGGTCTGACCGGTGTCGGCGATGCCACGCTCGATGTCGCACTCGGCACCGGCACACTCAACGGCATCATCTCTGGTGGCGCCGCCAATGGCCTCATCAAGACCGGCGCCGGAACGCTGGCGCTGAACGGCGCCAACACCTTCGCTGGCGGTCTCGACATCACCGCCGGCACCGTCATCGCCGGCAACAACACCGCTCTCGGCACCGGTGACGCCAGCCTCGCAAGCGGTGCCACGCTCGGCCTCGGCGCCGGCATCACACTCGGCAACGCTATCGGCCTGACCGGCGCCGGTGACGCCACGCTCGACGTCGCACTCGGCACCGGCACACTCAACGGCATCATCAGCGGCGGCGCCGCCAACGGACTGATCAAGACCGGCGCCGGAACGCTGGCGCTGAACGGCGCCAACACCTTCGCCGGTGGCATCGACATCAACGCTGGCACCGTCATCGCCGGCAACAATCTCGCGCTTGGCATTGGTGCTGCTTCGCTCGCCGGCGGTGCCACGCTCGGCCTTGGCGCCGGCATTACGCTCGGCAACGCCATCGGCCTGACCGGCGCTGGCGATGCCACGCTCGACGTGGCGCTCGGCACCGGCACCTTGACCGGCATCATCTCTGGTGGCGCTGCCAACGGTCTCATCAAGACCGGCGCCGGGGTCCTGGCGCTCAACGGCGCCAACACCTTTGCCGGCGGTATCGACATCAACGCCGGCACCGTCATCGCCGGCAACAACACCGCTCTCGGCACCGGAGCGGCAACGCTCGCCGGCGGCGCTGCGCTCGGCCTCGGTGCGGGCATCACGCTCGGCAACGCCATCGGCCTTACCGGCGCTGGCGATGCCACGCTCGACGTCGCGCTCGGCACCGGCACTTTGACCGGCATCATCTCGGGCGGCGCTGCAAACGGCTTAATCAAAACCGGCGTAGGCACACTCGCTTTGAACGGCGCCAACACCTTTGCCGGCGGGCTCGACATCACGGCAGGCACCGTCATCGCCGGCAACAACAGCGCACTCGGCACCGGCGCGGCCACATTGGCTGGCGGCGCGACGCTCGGCCTCGGCGCCGGCATCACGCTGGGCAACGCCATTGGCCTGACCGGCACCGGCGACGCCAGGCTCGACGTCGCGCTCGGCACCGGAACGCTGAACGGCACCATTTCCGGCGGCGCCGCGAATGGCCTCATCAAGACCGGCGCCGGGGTCCTGGCGCTCAACGGCGCCAACACCTTCGCCGGCGGTATCGACATCAACGCCGGCACCGTCATCGCCGGCAACAACACCGCTCTCGGCACCGGTGCCGCAACGCTTGCCGGCGGCGCCACCCTCGGCCTCGGCGCCGGCATCACGCTCGGCAACGCCATCGGCCTGACCGGCGCCGGCGATGCCACGCTCGACGTCGCGCTCGGCACCGGCACCTTGACCGGCATCATCTCCGGTGGCGCAGCCAATGGCCTGGTCAAGACCGGTACCGGCACGCTGGCACTCAACGGCGCCAACACTTTTGCTGGCGGGCTCGACATCACGGCAGGCACCGTCATCGCCGGCAACAACCTCGCTCTCGGCACCGGTGCGGCTTCGCTTGCCGGCGGCGCAACGCTCGGCCTCGGTGGGGGCATCACGGTCGGTAATGCCATCGGTCTGACCGGTGTCGGCGATGCCACGCTCGATGTCGCACTCGGCACCGGCACACTCAACGGCATCATCTCTGGTGGCGCCGCCAATGGCCTCATCAAGACCGGCGCCGGAACGCTGGCGCTGAACGGCGCCAACACCTTCGCTGGCGGTCTCGACATCACCGCCGGCACCGTCATCGCCGGCAACAACACCGCTCTCGGCACCGGCGATGCCAGCCTCGCAAGCGGTGCCACGCTCGGTCTCGGCGCCGGCATTTCGCTCGCCAACAATATCGGCCTGACCGGTACCGGCGATGCCACGCTCGACGTCGCACTCGGCACTGGCACGCTTGGCGGCATCATCTCGGGCGGTGCAGCCAATGGCCTGATCAAGACCGGCGCCGGTACGCTGGCGCTGAACGGCGCCAACAGCTTCGGCGGCGGTCTCGACATCACGGCCGGTGTCGTCATTGCCGGCAACACCGGCGCGCTCGGCACCGGTGACGCGACGCTCAGTGCCGGAACCCAGCTGATCCTCGGCGCCAACGGAACCTTCAACAGCGGGCTCGCCCTGGCCACAGGCACGGCGGCTACGCTTTCCGCCCAGGCCGGCATCGACGCCCTTCTTGCCGGACCGCTGACGCTCGGCGCCGGCGCGGATCTGCATATCGGTTCGGCCGGCAACACCGGCACGGTCGCGCTCGACGGCGCCGGCGCCTCGGTTGGAGCCGGCACGACACTGTCGGTCGACTTCGGCACCTTGCAGCTTGGCGATGCGGCCGCCGGCACGCTGACAGCGGGGACCGGCGCAACGCTCGATGTCGCCGCGCAAGGCACATTCGACCTGAACGGCTTCGGCGCGACGGCCACCAACCTGACCGGAGCAGCCGGCGCCACCATCACCAATGACGGCGGGGCAGCGGCAATCCTCAGCGCCGGCGCCGGCAGTTTCGCCGGCACGATCAAGGACGGCGCCGGCGGCCTTGGGTTGGACAAGATCGGCAGCGGCCTGCTGACACTGTCTGGAACCAACAGCTACACCGGTACAACCATGGTGCTTCGCGGAACGCTCGACATCGCCGGCTCGATCGCCAATTCGGATGTCACCATCAATGCCGGCGGAACGCTGGCCGGCATCGGCACCGTCGGCGGCATCGATGCGGGAGCCGGAGCAACGGTCGCGCCGGGCAGCCCGACCGGGACAAATCCGATCGGTACATTGACCGTTGCGGGCGACGTCGCCTTCGGCGCGGGCTCGACGCTAGCGGTCAATGTGACGGGGACTGGTACCAGCGACCTTATCGCGGCAACCGGCACGACCACGCTCACCGGAGGCACGGCCAGTGTCAGCGGCATGCTCGCCGCCAACACCGCTTACACGCTGATCACTTCAGGCACCGGCGTGAACGGCACGTTCGACACGCTGCTGGCGGGTGGCGGTTCAGCCTTCCTGACGCCGACGCTGGTCTACCAGCCGGACGCGGTGGTGCTGCAAGTGGACCGCAACGACGTCTCGCTTGGCGGCATTGGCCAGACCCCCAACCAGCAAAATGTCGGCGCCGCGGTCGACACACTCGATCCTGCCAATCCGATCCTGATCGCGGTTCTCAACAGCTCGGAGGCGCAGGCGCGGGCGGCGTTCGACCAGCTCTCGGGCGAAGTCCATCCGAGCGCGACCAGTGCCCTGATCGACGAGACACGTTTCCTGCGCAAGACCATGGCCGACCGCATCATCACTGGCCTTGCCGGCGACGCGCGAGACCCCGACTCCTATGTCGACCTCAAGGATCCGCTCTTGAGCCGCTCCGCGGCCACCCCCGCGCCTGAGCGCTTCGCGGTGTGGTCACAGGCGATCGGCAGTCGGGGGAATTTCAGCAGCGACGGCAATGCGGCCGAACTCAACCATTCCCTCGGCGGGCTGCTGATCGGTGTCGACGGACCGGTTGGTGACAACTGGCTGGTGGGTGCAGCCGCGGGCTACTCGCACTCCTCGTTCGACGTCGATGACCGCCGGTCCTCGGCTTCCGCCGACAGCTATCACATCATGGCCTATGCCGGCACGCAGCTCGACAAGATCGGCCTGCGCTTCGGCGCCGGCCACAGCTGGCACACGGTGAAGACCGACCGCACTGTCGATTTCCCAGGCTTTGCCGACCGGCTGAGCGCCGACTACGACGCCTCGACGACCTATGCGTTCGGCGAGATGGGCTACAGCATGAGCGCCAACGGCATCGACTTCGAGCCATTCGTCAACGCTGCCTATGTCCATCTCGACGCCGACGGCTTCACCGAGACCGGCGGCCCGGCGGCATTGACCAGCGGCGGCATCACGCGCGACGTGCCGTACACCACGCTCGGACTGAGAACGGCGACCGACATCACGACCGGCGCGACGATGCTGCGCGCGCATGGAATGGTCGGCTGGCAGCACGCCTATTCGGATGTGGTGCCGACCGAGACCTTTGCCTTAACCGGCAGCGATGCTTTCGATGTCAGCGGTGTGCCGATCGCCCGCGAGGCGCTGGTGCTGGAAGCGGGTGCGAACTGGCACCTGACGGAAAAAACCAGCCTTGACCTCACCTATAGCGGGCAGCTTGCATCCGGCGCGCAGGAGCACAGCCTCAAGGGTACGCTCAGCGCCAAGTTCTGA
- a CDS encoding AMP-binding protein — MPAWTTPDPVALHARAQPDRLACVDLASGRRWTYAALDEAIQRAVGVLETGYGFEPGQRIATLARNSAELLILQQATMRLGAIFVPINWRLAAAEQQAIIEDCDPVLLVHDTAIDLALTRRCMPVEITAFAKAVEAQAAAPRRPLPAGDAPSIILYTSGTSGRPKGVIVSERNALATAVNFGVLGRVGNASVFLCDAPMFHVIGLITNLRPPLLQGGTVLISSGFDAVATNRRLADPALGVTHYFCVPQMASMLRDHPDFAPANWTTLTAIFTGGAPNPAADINWWLARGIRMVEASA; from the coding sequence ATGCCGGCCTGGACAACGCCCGATCCCGTGGCCCTGCACGCCAGGGCGCAACCGGATCGTCTCGCTTGTGTCGACCTCGCATCCGGCCGACGCTGGACCTATGCCGCGCTCGACGAGGCCATCCAGCGCGCCGTCGGCGTTCTCGAAACCGGCTACGGCTTCGAACCGGGACAACGGATCGCGACGCTTGCCCGCAACAGCGCCGAACTGCTGATCCTGCAGCAGGCCACGATGCGGCTCGGCGCCATCTTCGTGCCTATCAACTGGCGGCTGGCCGCCGCCGAACAGCAGGCGATCATCGAGGATTGCGACCCGGTGTTGCTGGTGCATGACACGGCAATCGACCTGGCGCTGACCAGGCGCTGTATGCCTGTCGAAATCACGGCCTTCGCGAAAGCAGTCGAGGCGCAGGCAGCCGCGCCGCGCCGTCCCCTGCCCGCCGGCGATGCGCCATCGATCATCCTCTACACCTCAGGCACGTCGGGCCGGCCGAAAGGCGTCATCGTCAGCGAGCGCAATGCGTTGGCCACGGCGGTCAATTTCGGCGTGCTGGGGCGGGTCGGCAATGCCAGTGTCTTCCTCTGCGACGCGCCGATGTTCCATGTCATCGGCCTCATCACCAATTTGCGTCCGCCGCTGCTGCAGGGCGGCACGGTGCTGATCTCGTCCGGCTTCGACGCCGTCGCCACCAACCGGCGCCTCGCCGATCCAGCCCTTGGCGTCACCCATTATTTCTGCGTGCCGCAGATGGCCAGCATGCTGCGCGACCACCCGGATTTCGCGCCGGCGAACTGGACCACCCTGACCGCCATCTTCACCGGCGGCGCGCCCAACCCGGCAGCCGACATCAACTGGTGGCTGGCGCGAGGCATCCGCATGGTCGAGGCTTCGGCATGA